A single region of the Malus sylvestris chromosome 8, drMalSylv7.2, whole genome shotgun sequence genome encodes:
- the LOC126632909 gene encoding replication protein A 70 kDa DNA-binding subunit B-like isoform X2 has translation MENTAATPIHLLRPYTKVLKIKVRVCRIWRPRFPGSVEKYSGLHCILVDEMQHAVEACTANIDYEIIASKIEAGGCYEIMDFHVNKMRGQYRVVPHDTQVVFTGKTTLKKLTSVFPPIPRHRFYLQDYNSLYPRLNRVDILTDIMGRITAVQHLEQKQINQRIEPKCDIIIQNIRREELRVTLWANVAESFSSLSAEAFNPPIMIVLASLKVKLYLDNIVLNSTGSSLFFIDPDIEELNAYKSVFANCTEAVKKLPPSSKHANEAKVLQAAKKVTIEELAFLDPDLHKDDTFLCKACVKRFDTRYDWWYSACPNCAKQMQKDSTTGQLVCQKHGSQIPTAWYKVNLVLEDETNETNALIIGKSGEKLFGSSCKDLVMNQRLVDQQQLPNEFLRPC, from the exons ATGGAAAACACAGCTGCTACTCCTATCCATTTACTGCGCCCTTATACAAAAGTGCTCAAAATAAAAGTTCGAGTGTGCAGAATATGGAGACCAAGATTTCCTGGAAGCGTTGAAAAATATTCGGGCCTTCATTGTATATTAGTTGATGAAATG CAACATGCTGTTGAGGCCTGTACAGCTAACATAGACTACGAGATCATAGCTTCCAAAATCGAAGCTGGTGGTTGTTATGAAATCATGGATTTTCATGTGAATAAAATGAGAGGTCAATATAGAGTTGTCCCGCATGACACTCAAGTTGTGTTCACTggaaaaacaactttaaaaaaaCTAACAAGTGTATTCCCGCCCATCCCTCGACATCGATTTTACTTGCAAGACTATAACAGTCTTTATCCTCGGCTGAATAGGGTTGATATTCTAACAG ATATCATGGGTCGTATAACTGCTGTACAACATCTGGAACAGAAACAAATTAATCAGAGAATCGAACCCAAGTGTGATATAATCATTCAGAATATCAG GAGAGAAGAGTTGAGAGTTACGTTATGGGCAAATGTTGCAGAAagtttttcttctttatcagctGAAGCGTTCAACCCACCAATCATGATTGTTTTAGCAAGTTTGAAAGTAAAGTTGTACCTAG ATAACATTGTCTTGAACAGTACTGGTTCTTCACTCTTCTTCATTGATCCAGACATTGAAGAACTAAATGCTTACAAATCAGT gtttgccaATTGCACAGAGGCTGTGAAAAAACTGCCACCCTCTTCAAAACATGCCAATGAAGCTAAAGTCTTACAGGCTGCCAAGAAAGTGACCATCGAGGAATTAGCTTTTCTAGATCCAGATTTACACAAG GACGATACATTTTTGTGCAAAGCGTGTGTAAAGCGTTTTGACACACGCTATGATTGGTGGTATAGCGCTTGCCCAAATTGTGCCAAACAAATGCAGAAGGATTCCACAACTGGGCAATTGGTTTGTCAAAAACATGGAAGCCAAATTCCGACTGCTTG GTACAAAGTCAACTTAGTTCTTGAAGATGAAACTAATGAAACAAATGCTTTGATAATTGGTAAATCTGGTGAAAAGCTATTTGGCTCAAGCTGCAAAGATTTAGTGATGAATCAAAGATTGGTGGATCAACAGCAACTCCCAAATGAATTCTTGAG GCCTTGCTAA
- the LOC126632909 gene encoding replication protein A 70 kDa DNA-binding subunit B-like isoform X1, translating to MENTAATPIHLLRPYTKVLKIKVRVCRIWRPRFPGSVEKYSGLHCILVDEMQHAVEACTANIDYEIIASKIEAGGCYEIMDFHVNKMRGQYRVVPHDTQVVFTGKTTLKKLTSVFPPIPRHRFYLQDYNSLYPRLNRVDILTDIMGRITAVQHLEQKQINQRIEPKCDIIIQNIRREELRVTLWANVAESFSSLSAEAFNPPIMIVLASLKVKLYLDNIVLNSTGSSLFFIDPDIEELNAYKSVFANCTEAVKKLPPSSKHANEAKVLQAAKKVTIEELAFLDPDLHKDDTFLCKACVKRFDTRYDWWYSACPNCAKQMQKDSTTGQLVCQKHGSQIPTAWYKVNLVLEDETNETNALIIGKSGEKLFGSSCKDLVMNQRLVDQQQLPNEFLRLIGQKKIFHLWFGTRKNNLNTNDVLISNVSEDTTVQPTTPQALLTEITVSSTTVSSSTSTPETTAQSHKGKREAVRRSLFTSSEQSDVEENSEENPTDIDEVPIKLLRKKSSLICTTTDPLALKKD from the exons ATGGAAAACACAGCTGCTACTCCTATCCATTTACTGCGCCCTTATACAAAAGTGCTCAAAATAAAAGTTCGAGTGTGCAGAATATGGAGACCAAGATTTCCTGGAAGCGTTGAAAAATATTCGGGCCTTCATTGTATATTAGTTGATGAAATG CAACATGCTGTTGAGGCCTGTACAGCTAACATAGACTACGAGATCATAGCTTCCAAAATCGAAGCTGGTGGTTGTTATGAAATCATGGATTTTCATGTGAATAAAATGAGAGGTCAATATAGAGTTGTCCCGCATGACACTCAAGTTGTGTTCACTggaaaaacaactttaaaaaaaCTAACAAGTGTATTCCCGCCCATCCCTCGACATCGATTTTACTTGCAAGACTATAACAGTCTTTATCCTCGGCTGAATAGGGTTGATATTCTAACAG ATATCATGGGTCGTATAACTGCTGTACAACATCTGGAACAGAAACAAATTAATCAGAGAATCGAACCCAAGTGTGATATAATCATTCAGAATATCAG GAGAGAAGAGTTGAGAGTTACGTTATGGGCAAATGTTGCAGAAagtttttcttctttatcagctGAAGCGTTCAACCCACCAATCATGATTGTTTTAGCAAGTTTGAAAGTAAAGTTGTACCTAG ATAACATTGTCTTGAACAGTACTGGTTCTTCACTCTTCTTCATTGATCCAGACATTGAAGAACTAAATGCTTACAAATCAGT gtttgccaATTGCACAGAGGCTGTGAAAAAACTGCCACCCTCTTCAAAACATGCCAATGAAGCTAAAGTCTTACAGGCTGCCAAGAAAGTGACCATCGAGGAATTAGCTTTTCTAGATCCAGATTTACACAAG GACGATACATTTTTGTGCAAAGCGTGTGTAAAGCGTTTTGACACACGCTATGATTGGTGGTATAGCGCTTGCCCAAATTGTGCCAAACAAATGCAGAAGGATTCCACAACTGGGCAATTGGTTTGTCAAAAACATGGAAGCCAAATTCCGACTGCTTG GTACAAAGTCAACTTAGTTCTTGAAGATGAAACTAATGAAACAAATGCTTTGATAATTGGTAAATCTGGTGAAAAGCTATTTGGCTCAAGCTGCAAAGATTTAGTGATGAATCAAAGATTGGTGGATCAACAGCAACTCCCAAATGAATTCTTGAGGTTGATAGgacaaaagaaaatttttcATCTATGGTTTGGAACTAGGAAAAATAATTTGAATACGAATGATGTTTTGATTTCCAATGTTTCTGAAGACACAACCGTGCAACCAACAACTCCACAGGCCTTGCTAACAGAAATTACAGTGTCTTCAACAACGGTTTCATCTTCTACTTCCACACCTGAAACAACTGCCCAATCGCATAAAGGAAAAAGAGAAGCAGTCAGAAGGTCTCTTTTTACCAGCAGTGAACAAAG TGACGTGGAAGAAAATTCAGAAGAAAATCCAACAGACATTGATGAAGTTCCAATCAaattgttaagaaaaaaatcatCACTGATTTGTACAACGACAGAtcctcttgctttaaaaaaagACTAG